The Epinephelus lanceolatus isolate andai-2023 chromosome 14, ASM4190304v1, whole genome shotgun sequence genome has a window encoding:
- the LOC117248989 gene encoding POU domain, class 2, transcription factor 1 isoform X18, giving the protein MIGSATMLENTGGARADAKVNNQSETTKCAMESGDGNTGIQTNGLDFQRQTVPTTSAITNAHAQALLQQLTLTPAHQQLLIQQAQAQLLAAAVQHSASQQNSTTGASISASAATPITQLPLSQPIQIASQLQPQNLSLPQFVLVQPGHPIATQLQPAQFIISQTPQAQQGILQAQGLLTQLPQSQANLLPTQPSITLATQPATPTRTTAATPIQSLPHSQTPPKRLDTPTMEEPSDLEELEQFAKTFKQRRIKLGFTQGDVGLAMGKLYGNDFSQTTISRFEALNLSFKNMCKLKPLLEKWLNDAENLTSDQALSSPSALGSPGMGIEGINRRRKKRTSIETNIRVALEKSFLEQNQKPTSEEITMIADQLNMEKEVIRVWFCNRRQKEKRINPPSSGNSGGGNTPIKTIFTPSSPLVASTASLVSSPTINTPTTLTVNPVMPLTSTSVSSLSFTGTTVGATNTASVISAAPLITTASSPSLSPSPVQSTTTESKIGTQAQTIVTQAPTSIATTLGTGQVMVASPGLSAALQGAQLPTSASFAAMAAAAGLNPGLMASSQFAPGGALALSLTPGGLGSALSPALMSNSTLATIQALASGGTIPITSLDGGNLLFANTSAGSTPNLVPTSLFLNPPNLSLLNPVSLVSAGTGGLQVTADAHHQATAAAVPVQASTITTASKAQ; this is encoded by the exons ATGATAGGTTCTGCAACCATGCTGGAAAACACAGGTGGAGCAAGAGCGG ATGCTAAAGTGAATAATCAGTCAGAGACTACTAAATGTGCAATGGAAAGTGGTGACGGGAACACCG GAATCCAAACCAATGGGTTGGACTTTCAGAGGCAGACAGTGCCAACCACAAGTGCAATCACTAATGCACACGCACAAGCCCTCCTCCAACAG TTGACCCTGACCCCAGCGCATCAGCAGCTGTTGATCCAGCAGGCCCAAGCCCAACTCCTGGCTGCAGCCGTGCAGCATTCAGCCAGCCAGCAGAACAGCACCACTGGGGCCAGCATCTCGGCCTCCGCAGCCACACCCATCACCCAGCTCCCCCTGTCGCAGCCCATCCAGATCGCCTCC CAGTTACAGCCCCAGAATCTAAGTCTGCCTCAGTTTGTGCTGGTGCAGCCCGGCCACCCGATCGCCACACAACTGCAGCCCGCTCAGTTCATCATCTCACAGACACCGCAGGCCCAGCAGG GCATATTGCAAGCCCAGGGTCTTCTAACTCAACTACCTCAAAGCCAAGCTAACCTCCTGCCGACTCAACCAAGCATTACCCTTGCAACTCAG CCTGCCACTCCAACTCGCACAACAGCAGCCACACCTATTCAGTCCCTGCCCCACAGTCAGACACCACCCAAACGGTTGGATACCCCCACTATGGAGGAGCCTAGCGATCTGGAGGAACTGGAACAGTTTGCCAAGACCTTCAAACAGAGGCGTATCAAACTGGGCTTCACACAG GGGGATGTTGGCCTGGCCATGGGGAAGCTGTACGGAAACGACTTCAGCCAAACTACCATCTCTCGCTTTGAGGCCTTGAATCTGAGCTTTAAGAACATGTGCAAACTCAAGCCATTGCTGGAGAAGTGGCTCAACGATGCAG AGAACCTGACATCTGACCAGGCCCTGTCCAGCCCCAGTGCCCTGGGCTCCCCGGGCATGGGCATAGAGGGGATCAACCGCAGACGGAAGAAGAGGACCAGTATTGAGACCAACATCCGAGTGGCCTTAGAAAAGAGCTTTCTGGAG CAGAACCAAAAACCTACCTCTGAAGAGATCACCATGATCGCTGACCAGCTCAACATGGAGAAGGAGGTGATTCGGGTCTGGTTCTGCAATCGTCGGCAGAAAGAGAAGAGGATTAACCCCCCCAGCAGCGGCAACAGCGGAGGAGGCAACACCCCCATCAAAACCATCTTCACCCCCAGTAGCCCATTG GTGGCCAGCACAGCAAGCCTTGTGAGCAGCCCAACTATTAACACACCCACCACTCTGACTGTAAACCCAGTGATGCCTCTCACCAGCACCAGTGTCTCCAGTTTGTCTTTCACAG GCACAACAGTTGGAGCCACAAACACTGCATCCGTCATCTCTGCTGCACCTTTGATTACTACAGCCAGCTCTCCATCTTTAAGCCCGTCACCTGTTCAGTCCACGACCACGGAGAGCAAAATTGGCACTCAGGCGCAAACCATAGTCACCCAGGCCCCGACATCCATAGCCACCACTTTAGGGACAGGTCAGGTGATGGTGGCGTCTCCAGGGCTGTCTGCGGCGCTGCAGGGTGCCCAGTTACCCACCAGTGCCAGCTTTGCTGctatggctgctgctgctgggctcAACCCCGGACTGATGGCCTCGTCCCAGTTCGCTCCAGG GGGTGCCCTGGCCCTCAGTCTGACTCCTGGTGGCCTTGGCAGTGCGCTGAGTCCTGCCCTCATGAGCAACAGCACCTTAGCTACCATCCAAG CTCTGGCATCGGGCGGCACAATCCCCATCACCTCTCTGGATGGCGGAAACCTGCTGTTCGCTAACACCTCTGCCGGTAGCACGCCCAACCTGGTGCCAACGTCGCTCTTCTTGAACCCCCCAAACCTGTCGCTGCTCAACCCTGTCAGCCTGGTGTCGGCCGGGACGGGGGGGCTGCAGGTCACCGCTGATGCTCATCATCAAGCCACCGCGGCTGCTGTGCCTGTGCAAGCCTCGACCATTACCACTGCCTCCAAGGCTCAGTGA
- the LOC117248989 gene encoding POU domain, class 2, transcription factor 1 isoform X9 — translation MIGSATMLENTGGARADAKVNNQSETTKCAMESGDGNTGIQTNGLDFQRQTVPTTSAITNAHAQALLQQSKSEDSNALPTSVQQSVLPQTQLMLAGGQIAGLTLTPAHQQLLIQQAQAQLLAAAVQHSASQQNSTTGASISASAATPITQLPLSQPIQIASLQPQNLSLPQFVLVQPGHPIATQLQPAQFIISQTPQAQQGILQAQGLLTQLPQSQANLLPTQPSITLATQQPATPTRTTAATPIQSLPHSQTPPKRLDTPTMEEPSDLEELEQFAKTFKQRRIKLGFTQGDVGLAMGKLYGNDFSQTTISRFEALNLSFKNMCKLKPLLEKWLNDAENLTSDQALSSPSALGSPGMGIEGINRRRKKRTSIETNIRVALEKSFLEQNQKPTSEEITMIADQLNMEKEVIRVWFCNRRQKEKRINPPSSGNSGGGNTPIKTIFTPSSPLVASTASLVSSPTINTPTTLTVNPVMPLTSTSVSSLSFTGTTVGATNTASVISAAPLITTASSPSLSPSPVQSTTTESKIGTQAQTIVTQAPTSIATTLGTGQVMVASPGLSAALQGAQLPTSASFAAMAAAAGLNPGLMASSQFAPGGALALSLTPGGLGSALSPALMSNSTLATIQALASGGTIPITSLDGGNLLFANTSAGSTPNLVPTSLFLNPPNLSLLNPVSLVSAGTGGLQVTADAHHQATAAAVPVQASTITTASKAQ, via the exons ATGATAGGTTCTGCAACCATGCTGGAAAACACAGGTGGAGCAAGAGCGG ATGCTAAAGTGAATAATCAGTCAGAGACTACTAAATGTGCAATGGAAAGTGGTGACGGGAACACCG GAATCCAAACCAATGGGTTGGACTTTCAGAGGCAGACAGTGCCAACCACAAGTGCAATCACTAATGCACACGCACAAGCCCTCCTCCAACAG TCTAAGTCGGAAGACTCGAACGCTCTTCCGACCTCCGTCCAGCAGAGCGTATTGCCTCAAACCCAGCTAATGTTGGCCGGGGGACAGATTGCAGGA TTGACCCTGACCCCAGCGCATCAGCAGCTGTTGATCCAGCAGGCCCAAGCCCAACTCCTGGCTGCAGCCGTGCAGCATTCAGCCAGCCAGCAGAACAGCACCACTGGGGCCAGCATCTCGGCCTCCGCAGCCACACCCATCACCCAGCTCCCCCTGTCGCAGCCCATCCAGATCGCCTCC TTACAGCCCCAGAATCTAAGTCTGCCTCAGTTTGTGCTGGTGCAGCCCGGCCACCCGATCGCCACACAACTGCAGCCCGCTCAGTTCATCATCTCACAGACACCGCAGGCCCAGCAGG GCATATTGCAAGCCCAGGGTCTTCTAACTCAACTACCTCAAAGCCAAGCTAACCTCCTGCCGACTCAACCAAGCATTACCCTTGCAACTCAG caGCCTGCCACTCCAACTCGCACAACAGCAGCCACACCTATTCAGTCCCTGCCCCACAGTCAGACACCACCCAAACGGTTGGATACCCCCACTATGGAGGAGCCTAGCGATCTGGAGGAACTGGAACAGTTTGCCAAGACCTTCAAACAGAGGCGTATCAAACTGGGCTTCACACAG GGGGATGTTGGCCTGGCCATGGGGAAGCTGTACGGAAACGACTTCAGCCAAACTACCATCTCTCGCTTTGAGGCCTTGAATCTGAGCTTTAAGAACATGTGCAAACTCAAGCCATTGCTGGAGAAGTGGCTCAACGATGCAG AGAACCTGACATCTGACCAGGCCCTGTCCAGCCCCAGTGCCCTGGGCTCCCCGGGCATGGGCATAGAGGGGATCAACCGCAGACGGAAGAAGAGGACCAGTATTGAGACCAACATCCGAGTGGCCTTAGAAAAGAGCTTTCTGGAG CAGAACCAAAAACCTACCTCTGAAGAGATCACCATGATCGCTGACCAGCTCAACATGGAGAAGGAGGTGATTCGGGTCTGGTTCTGCAATCGTCGGCAGAAAGAGAAGAGGATTAACCCCCCCAGCAGCGGCAACAGCGGAGGAGGCAACACCCCCATCAAAACCATCTTCACCCCCAGTAGCCCATTG GTGGCCAGCACAGCAAGCCTTGTGAGCAGCCCAACTATTAACACACCCACCACTCTGACTGTAAACCCAGTGATGCCTCTCACCAGCACCAGTGTCTCCAGTTTGTCTTTCACAG GCACAACAGTTGGAGCCACAAACACTGCATCCGTCATCTCTGCTGCACCTTTGATTACTACAGCCAGCTCTCCATCTTTAAGCCCGTCACCTGTTCAGTCCACGACCACGGAGAGCAAAATTGGCACTCAGGCGCAAACCATAGTCACCCAGGCCCCGACATCCATAGCCACCACTTTAGGGACAGGTCAGGTGATGGTGGCGTCTCCAGGGCTGTCTGCGGCGCTGCAGGGTGCCCAGTTACCCACCAGTGCCAGCTTTGCTGctatggctgctgctgctgggctcAACCCCGGACTGATGGCCTCGTCCCAGTTCGCTCCAGG GGGTGCCCTGGCCCTCAGTCTGACTCCTGGTGGCCTTGGCAGTGCGCTGAGTCCTGCCCTCATGAGCAACAGCACCTTAGCTACCATCCAAG CTCTGGCATCGGGCGGCACAATCCCCATCACCTCTCTGGATGGCGGAAACCTGCTGTTCGCTAACACCTCTGCCGGTAGCACGCCCAACCTGGTGCCAACGTCGCTCTTCTTGAACCCCCCAAACCTGTCGCTGCTCAACCCTGTCAGCCTGGTGTCGGCCGGGACGGGGGGGCTGCAGGTCACCGCTGATGCTCATCATCAAGCCACCGCGGCTGCTGTGCCTGTGCAAGCCTCGACCATTACCACTGCCTCCAAGGCTCAGTGA
- the LOC117248989 gene encoding POU domain, class 2, transcription factor 1 isoform X11 has translation MIGSATMLENTGGARADAKVNNQSETTKCAMESGDGNTGIQTNGLDFQRQTVPTTSAITNAHAQALLQQSKSEDSNALPTSVQQSVLPQTQLMLAGGQIAGLTLTPAHQQLLIQQAQAQLLAAAVQHSASQQNSTTGASISASAATPITQLPLSQPIQIASLQPQNLSLPQFVLVQPGHPIATQLQPAQFIISQTPQAQQGILQAQGLLTQLPQSQANLLPTQPSITLATQPATPTRTTAATPIQSLPHSQTPPKRLDTPTMEEPSDLEELEQFAKTFKQRRIKLGFTQGDVGLAMGKLYGNDFSQTTISRFEALNLSFKNMCKLKPLLEKWLNDAENLTSDQALSSPSALGSPGMGIEGINRRRKKRTSIETNIRVALEKSFLENQKPTSEEITMIADQLNMEKEVIRVWFCNRRQKEKRINPPSSGNSGGGNTPIKTIFTPSSPLVASTASLVSSPTINTPTTLTVNPVMPLTSTSVSSLSFTGTTVGATNTASVISAAPLITTASSPSLSPSPVQSTTTESKIGTQAQTIVTQAPTSIATTLGTGQVMVASPGLSAALQGAQLPTSASFAAMAAAAGLNPGLMASSQFAPGGALALSLTPGGLGSALSPALMSNSTLATIQALASGGTIPITSLDGGNLLFANTSAGSTPNLVPTSLFLNPPNLSLLNPVSLVSAGTGGLQVTADAHHQATAAAVPVQASTITTASKAQ, from the exons ATGATAGGTTCTGCAACCATGCTGGAAAACACAGGTGGAGCAAGAGCGG ATGCTAAAGTGAATAATCAGTCAGAGACTACTAAATGTGCAATGGAAAGTGGTGACGGGAACACCG GAATCCAAACCAATGGGTTGGACTTTCAGAGGCAGACAGTGCCAACCACAAGTGCAATCACTAATGCACACGCACAAGCCCTCCTCCAACAG TCTAAGTCGGAAGACTCGAACGCTCTTCCGACCTCCGTCCAGCAGAGCGTATTGCCTCAAACCCAGCTAATGTTGGCCGGGGGACAGATTGCAGGA TTGACCCTGACCCCAGCGCATCAGCAGCTGTTGATCCAGCAGGCCCAAGCCCAACTCCTGGCTGCAGCCGTGCAGCATTCAGCCAGCCAGCAGAACAGCACCACTGGGGCCAGCATCTCGGCCTCCGCAGCCACACCCATCACCCAGCTCCCCCTGTCGCAGCCCATCCAGATCGCCTCC TTACAGCCCCAGAATCTAAGTCTGCCTCAGTTTGTGCTGGTGCAGCCCGGCCACCCGATCGCCACACAACTGCAGCCCGCTCAGTTCATCATCTCACAGACACCGCAGGCCCAGCAGG GCATATTGCAAGCCCAGGGTCTTCTAACTCAACTACCTCAAAGCCAAGCTAACCTCCTGCCGACTCAACCAAGCATTACCCTTGCAACTCAG CCTGCCACTCCAACTCGCACAACAGCAGCCACACCTATTCAGTCCCTGCCCCACAGTCAGACACCACCCAAACGGTTGGATACCCCCACTATGGAGGAGCCTAGCGATCTGGAGGAACTGGAACAGTTTGCCAAGACCTTCAAACAGAGGCGTATCAAACTGGGCTTCACACAG GGGGATGTTGGCCTGGCCATGGGGAAGCTGTACGGAAACGACTTCAGCCAAACTACCATCTCTCGCTTTGAGGCCTTGAATCTGAGCTTTAAGAACATGTGCAAACTCAAGCCATTGCTGGAGAAGTGGCTCAACGATGCAG AGAACCTGACATCTGACCAGGCCCTGTCCAGCCCCAGTGCCCTGGGCTCCCCGGGCATGGGCATAGAGGGGATCAACCGCAGACGGAAGAAGAGGACCAGTATTGAGACCAACATCCGAGTGGCCTTAGAAAAGAGCTTTCTGGAG AACCAAAAACCTACCTCTGAAGAGATCACCATGATCGCTGACCAGCTCAACATGGAGAAGGAGGTGATTCGGGTCTGGTTCTGCAATCGTCGGCAGAAAGAGAAGAGGATTAACCCCCCCAGCAGCGGCAACAGCGGAGGAGGCAACACCCCCATCAAAACCATCTTCACCCCCAGTAGCCCATTG GTGGCCAGCACAGCAAGCCTTGTGAGCAGCCCAACTATTAACACACCCACCACTCTGACTGTAAACCCAGTGATGCCTCTCACCAGCACCAGTGTCTCCAGTTTGTCTTTCACAG GCACAACAGTTGGAGCCACAAACACTGCATCCGTCATCTCTGCTGCACCTTTGATTACTACAGCCAGCTCTCCATCTTTAAGCCCGTCACCTGTTCAGTCCACGACCACGGAGAGCAAAATTGGCACTCAGGCGCAAACCATAGTCACCCAGGCCCCGACATCCATAGCCACCACTTTAGGGACAGGTCAGGTGATGGTGGCGTCTCCAGGGCTGTCTGCGGCGCTGCAGGGTGCCCAGTTACCCACCAGTGCCAGCTTTGCTGctatggctgctgctgctgggctcAACCCCGGACTGATGGCCTCGTCCCAGTTCGCTCCAGG GGGTGCCCTGGCCCTCAGTCTGACTCCTGGTGGCCTTGGCAGTGCGCTGAGTCCTGCCCTCATGAGCAACAGCACCTTAGCTACCATCCAAG CTCTGGCATCGGGCGGCACAATCCCCATCACCTCTCTGGATGGCGGAAACCTGCTGTTCGCTAACACCTCTGCCGGTAGCACGCCCAACCTGGTGCCAACGTCGCTCTTCTTGAACCCCCCAAACCTGTCGCTGCTCAACCCTGTCAGCCTGGTGTCGGCCGGGACGGGGGGGCTGCAGGTCACCGCTGATGCTCATCATCAAGCCACCGCGGCTGCTGTGCCTGTGCAAGCCTCGACCATTACCACTGCCTCCAAGGCTCAGTGA
- the LOC117248989 gene encoding POU domain, class 2, transcription factor 1 isoform X17: MIGSATMLENTGGARADAKVNNQSETTKCAMESGDGNTGIQTNGLDFQRQTVPTTSAITNAHAQALLQQLTLTPAHQQLLIQQAQAQLLAAAVQHSASQQNSTTGASISASAATPITQLPLSQPIQIASQLQPQNLSLPQFVLVQPGHPIATQLQPAQFIISQTPQAQQGILQAQGLLTQLPQSQANLLPTQPSITLATQPATPTRTTAATPIQSLPHSQTPPKRLDTPTMEEPSDLEELEQFAKTFKQRRIKLGFTQGDVGLAMGKLYGNDFSQTTISRFEALNLSFKNMCKLKPLLEKWLNDAVCAENLTSDQALSSPSALGSPGMGIEGINRRRKKRTSIETNIRVALEKSFLEQNQKPTSEEITMIADQLNMEKEVIRVWFCNRRQKEKRINPPSSGNSGGGNTPIKTIFTPSSPLVASTASLVSSPTINTPTTLTVNPVMPLTSTSVSSLSFTGTTVGATNTASVISAAPLITTASSPSLSPSPVQSTTTESKIGTQAQTIVTQAPTSIATTLGTGQVMVASPGLSAALQGAQLPTSASFAAMAAAAGLNPGLMASSQFAPGGALALSLTPGGLGSALSPALMSNSTLATIQALASGGTIPITSLDGGNLLFANTSAGSTPNLVPTSLFLNPPNLSLLNPVSLVSAGTGGLQVTADAHHQATAAAVPVQASTITTASKAQ; the protein is encoded by the exons ATGATAGGTTCTGCAACCATGCTGGAAAACACAGGTGGAGCAAGAGCGG ATGCTAAAGTGAATAATCAGTCAGAGACTACTAAATGTGCAATGGAAAGTGGTGACGGGAACACCG GAATCCAAACCAATGGGTTGGACTTTCAGAGGCAGACAGTGCCAACCACAAGTGCAATCACTAATGCACACGCACAAGCCCTCCTCCAACAG TTGACCCTGACCCCAGCGCATCAGCAGCTGTTGATCCAGCAGGCCCAAGCCCAACTCCTGGCTGCAGCCGTGCAGCATTCAGCCAGCCAGCAGAACAGCACCACTGGGGCCAGCATCTCGGCCTCCGCAGCCACACCCATCACCCAGCTCCCCCTGTCGCAGCCCATCCAGATCGCCTCC CAGTTACAGCCCCAGAATCTAAGTCTGCCTCAGTTTGTGCTGGTGCAGCCCGGCCACCCGATCGCCACACAACTGCAGCCCGCTCAGTTCATCATCTCACAGACACCGCAGGCCCAGCAGG GCATATTGCAAGCCCAGGGTCTTCTAACTCAACTACCTCAAAGCCAAGCTAACCTCCTGCCGACTCAACCAAGCATTACCCTTGCAACTCAG CCTGCCACTCCAACTCGCACAACAGCAGCCACACCTATTCAGTCCCTGCCCCACAGTCAGACACCACCCAAACGGTTGGATACCCCCACTATGGAGGAGCCTAGCGATCTGGAGGAACTGGAACAGTTTGCCAAGACCTTCAAACAGAGGCGTATCAAACTGGGCTTCACACAG GGGGATGTTGGCCTGGCCATGGGGAAGCTGTACGGAAACGACTTCAGCCAAACTACCATCTCTCGCTTTGAGGCCTTGAATCTGAGCTTTAAGAACATGTGCAAACTCAAGCCATTGCTGGAGAAGTGGCTCAACGATGCA GTTTGTGCAGAGAACCTGACATCTGACCAGGCCCTGTCCAGCCCCAGTGCCCTGGGCTCCCCGGGCATGGGCATAGAGGGGATCAACCGCAGACGGAAGAAGAGGACCAGTATTGAGACCAACATCCGAGTGGCCTTAGAAAAGAGCTTTCTGGAG CAGAACCAAAAACCTACCTCTGAAGAGATCACCATGATCGCTGACCAGCTCAACATGGAGAAGGAGGTGATTCGGGTCTGGTTCTGCAATCGTCGGCAGAAAGAGAAGAGGATTAACCCCCCCAGCAGCGGCAACAGCGGAGGAGGCAACACCCCCATCAAAACCATCTTCACCCCCAGTAGCCCATTG GTGGCCAGCACAGCAAGCCTTGTGAGCAGCCCAACTATTAACACACCCACCACTCTGACTGTAAACCCAGTGATGCCTCTCACCAGCACCAGTGTCTCCAGTTTGTCTTTCACAG GCACAACAGTTGGAGCCACAAACACTGCATCCGTCATCTCTGCTGCACCTTTGATTACTACAGCCAGCTCTCCATCTTTAAGCCCGTCACCTGTTCAGTCCACGACCACGGAGAGCAAAATTGGCACTCAGGCGCAAACCATAGTCACCCAGGCCCCGACATCCATAGCCACCACTTTAGGGACAGGTCAGGTGATGGTGGCGTCTCCAGGGCTGTCTGCGGCGCTGCAGGGTGCCCAGTTACCCACCAGTGCCAGCTTTGCTGctatggctgctgctgctgggctcAACCCCGGACTGATGGCCTCGTCCCAGTTCGCTCCAGG GGGTGCCCTGGCCCTCAGTCTGACTCCTGGTGGCCTTGGCAGTGCGCTGAGTCCTGCCCTCATGAGCAACAGCACCTTAGCTACCATCCAAG CTCTGGCATCGGGCGGCACAATCCCCATCACCTCTCTGGATGGCGGAAACCTGCTGTTCGCTAACACCTCTGCCGGTAGCACGCCCAACCTGGTGCCAACGTCGCTCTTCTTGAACCCCCCAAACCTGTCGCTGCTCAACCCTGTCAGCCTGGTGTCGGCCGGGACGGGGGGGCTGCAGGTCACCGCTGATGCTCATCATCAAGCCACCGCGGCTGCTGTGCCTGTGCAAGCCTCGACCATTACCACTGCCTCCAAGGCTCAGTGA
- the LOC117248989 gene encoding POU domain, class 2, transcription factor 1 isoform X13, translated as MIGSATMLENTGGARADAKVNNQSETTKCAMESGDGNTGIQTNGLDFQRQTVPTTSAITNAHAQALLQQSKSEDSNALPTSVQQSVLPQTQLMLAGGQIAGLTLTPAHQQLLIQQAQAQLLAAAVQHSASQQNSTTGASISASAATPITQLPLSQPIQIASQLQPQNLSLPQFVLVQPGHPIATQLQPAQFIISQTPQAQQGILQAQGLLTQLPQSQANLLPTQPSITLATQPATPTRTTAATPIQSLPHSQTPPKRLDTPTMEEPSDLEELEQFAKTFKQRRIKLGFTQGDVGLAMGKLYGNDFSQTTISRFEALNLSFKNMCKLKPLLEKWLNDAENLTSDQALSSPSALGSPGMGIEGINRRRKKRTSIETNIRVALEKSFLEQNQKPTSEEITMIADQLNMEKEVIRVWFCNRRQKEKRINPPSSGNSGGGNTPIKTIFTPSSPLVASTASLVSSPTINTPTTLTVNPVMPLTSTSVSSLSFTGTTVGATNTASVISAAPLITTASSPSLSPSPVQSTTTESKIGTQAQTIVTQAPTSIATTLGTGQVMVASPGLSAALQGAQLPTSASFAAMAAAAGLNPGLMASSQFAPGGALALSLTPGGLGSALSPALMSNSTLATIQALASGGTIPITSLDGGNLLFANTSAGSTPNLVPTSLFLNPPNLSLLNPVSLVSAGTGGLQVTADAHHQATAAAVPVQASTITTASKAQ; from the exons ATGATAGGTTCTGCAACCATGCTGGAAAACACAGGTGGAGCAAGAGCGG ATGCTAAAGTGAATAATCAGTCAGAGACTACTAAATGTGCAATGGAAAGTGGTGACGGGAACACCG GAATCCAAACCAATGGGTTGGACTTTCAGAGGCAGACAGTGCCAACCACAAGTGCAATCACTAATGCACACGCACAAGCCCTCCTCCAACAG TCTAAGTCGGAAGACTCGAACGCTCTTCCGACCTCCGTCCAGCAGAGCGTATTGCCTCAAACCCAGCTAATGTTGGCCGGGGGACAGATTGCAGGA TTGACCCTGACCCCAGCGCATCAGCAGCTGTTGATCCAGCAGGCCCAAGCCCAACTCCTGGCTGCAGCCGTGCAGCATTCAGCCAGCCAGCAGAACAGCACCACTGGGGCCAGCATCTCGGCCTCCGCAGCCACACCCATCACCCAGCTCCCCCTGTCGCAGCCCATCCAGATCGCCTCC CAGTTACAGCCCCAGAATCTAAGTCTGCCTCAGTTTGTGCTGGTGCAGCCCGGCCACCCGATCGCCACACAACTGCAGCCCGCTCAGTTCATCATCTCACAGACACCGCAGGCCCAGCAGG GCATATTGCAAGCCCAGGGTCTTCTAACTCAACTACCTCAAAGCCAAGCTAACCTCCTGCCGACTCAACCAAGCATTACCCTTGCAACTCAG CCTGCCACTCCAACTCGCACAACAGCAGCCACACCTATTCAGTCCCTGCCCCACAGTCAGACACCACCCAAACGGTTGGATACCCCCACTATGGAGGAGCCTAGCGATCTGGAGGAACTGGAACAGTTTGCCAAGACCTTCAAACAGAGGCGTATCAAACTGGGCTTCACACAG GGGGATGTTGGCCTGGCCATGGGGAAGCTGTACGGAAACGACTTCAGCCAAACTACCATCTCTCGCTTTGAGGCCTTGAATCTGAGCTTTAAGAACATGTGCAAACTCAAGCCATTGCTGGAGAAGTGGCTCAACGATGCAG AGAACCTGACATCTGACCAGGCCCTGTCCAGCCCCAGTGCCCTGGGCTCCCCGGGCATGGGCATAGAGGGGATCAACCGCAGACGGAAGAAGAGGACCAGTATTGAGACCAACATCCGAGTGGCCTTAGAAAAGAGCTTTCTGGAG CAGAACCAAAAACCTACCTCTGAAGAGATCACCATGATCGCTGACCAGCTCAACATGGAGAAGGAGGTGATTCGGGTCTGGTTCTGCAATCGTCGGCAGAAAGAGAAGAGGATTAACCCCCCCAGCAGCGGCAACAGCGGAGGAGGCAACACCCCCATCAAAACCATCTTCACCCCCAGTAGCCCATTG GTGGCCAGCACAGCAAGCCTTGTGAGCAGCCCAACTATTAACACACCCACCACTCTGACTGTAAACCCAGTGATGCCTCTCACCAGCACCAGTGTCTCCAGTTTGTCTTTCACAG GCACAACAGTTGGAGCCACAAACACTGCATCCGTCATCTCTGCTGCACCTTTGATTACTACAGCCAGCTCTCCATCTTTAAGCCCGTCACCTGTTCAGTCCACGACCACGGAGAGCAAAATTGGCACTCAGGCGCAAACCATAGTCACCCAGGCCCCGACATCCATAGCCACCACTTTAGGGACAGGTCAGGTGATGGTGGCGTCTCCAGGGCTGTCTGCGGCGCTGCAGGGTGCCCAGTTACCCACCAGTGCCAGCTTTGCTGctatggctgctgctgctgggctcAACCCCGGACTGATGGCCTCGTCCCAGTTCGCTCCAGG GGGTGCCCTGGCCCTCAGTCTGACTCCTGGTGGCCTTGGCAGTGCGCTGAGTCCTGCCCTCATGAGCAACAGCACCTTAGCTACCATCCAAG CTCTGGCATCGGGCGGCACAATCCCCATCACCTCTCTGGATGGCGGAAACCTGCTGTTCGCTAACACCTCTGCCGGTAGCACGCCCAACCTGGTGCCAACGTCGCTCTTCTTGAACCCCCCAAACCTGTCGCTGCTCAACCCTGTCAGCCTGGTGTCGGCCGGGACGGGGGGGCTGCAGGTCACCGCTGATGCTCATCATCAAGCCACCGCGGCTGCTGTGCCTGTGCAAGCCTCGACCATTACCACTGCCTCCAAGGCTCAGTGA